A single window of Nicotiana sylvestris chromosome 3, ASM39365v2, whole genome shotgun sequence DNA harbors:
- the LOC138887425 gene encoding uncharacterized protein — MVGEWVLLWVSPMKGVMRFEKRVKLIPRFIGLFKVLWRIGEVAYELALPPSLVGVHPVFHVSMLWKYHGDPSYVLDSSSVQLDKDLSYVEESTAILDRYVRKLRSKSIASIKVQWRG; from the coding sequence atggttggagagtgggtcttgctttgggtttctcctatgaagggcgttatgaggttcgAAAAGAGGGTCAAGCTGATCCCAAGATTTATTGGTCTGTTTAAGGTGTTGTGGCgaattggggaggttgcttatgagcttgccttacctcctagcctagtaggagttcatccggtatttcatgtttcgatgctctggaagtatcacggtgatccttCTTATGTGTTGGATtccagttcagtccagttggacaaggatctatcttatgttgaggagtcaACGGCTATTTTGGATAGGTATGTtcgaaagctaaggtcaaagagcattgcatcaataaaggttcagtggcggggttag